One Epinephelus fuscoguttatus linkage group LG10, E.fuscoguttatus.final_Chr_v1 genomic window carries:
- the tax1bp3 gene encoding tax1-binding protein 3, translating into MSFVPGQPVTAVVQRIEINKLRQGDNLILGFSIGGGIDQDPGQNPFSEDKTDKGIYVTRITPKGPADAAGLRMGDKIMQVNGWDMTMVTHDQARKRLTKKKEDVVRLLVTRKSLEDAVKHSKGSYPRQSCNDTTYSHKVMQ; encoded by the exons ATGTCTTTCGTCCCGGGACAGCCGGTGACTGCTGTTGTG CAACGAATTGAGATCAACAAATTGCGGCAGGGGGATAATTTGATCCTGGGCTTCAGCATCGGAGGAGGGATAGACCAGGACCCTGGACAGAACCCCTTCTCTGAGGACAAGACTGACAAA GGCATCTATGTGACCAGGATAACACCCAAAGGACCAGCAGACGCGGCAGGCCTGAGGATGGGAGACAAAATAATGCAG GTGAACGGCTGGGACATGACCATGGTGACCCACGACCAGGCCCGTAAAAGACTaacaaagaagaaagaggatGTGGTGCGGCTACTGGTAACCAGAAAGTCGTTGGAGGATGCCGTCAAACACTCAAAGGGCAGTTACCCCAGACAGAGTTGTAATGACACTACTTACAGCCACAAAGTAATGCAGTAG
- the slc1a6 gene encoding excitatory amino acid transporter 4: MNEKPPTSASLFLNEEADKPPLPERGDLRRRLRRAMEKRASSMKERMGSISRDSVKGFLKRNLFVLFTVAAVAVGVILGFALRPLNLSLREIKHFAFPGELLMRMLQMLVLPLIVSSLVTGISSLDSKASGKMGMRAVVYYMVTTLIAVFIGIVTVIIIRPGKGSRDGPVANSGNIEPVQATDAFLDLIRNMFPPNLVEACFKQYKTVYKKTVHIRNVTVALNLTDSLNVTESNLSVNLSRVLHTIQETVEETVPVSGSSNGVNALGLVVFSMCFGLVIGNMKQQGQALRDFFDCLNEAIMRLVSIIIWYAPVGILFLIAGKIVEMKNLAEVGGQLGMYMVSVIVGLLIHGLFVLPLLYFMVTRRNPFTFIGGLLQALITALGTSSSSATLPITFRCLEENNRVDKRVTRFVLPVGATINMDGTALYEAVAAIFIAQVNDMDLNFGQILTISITATAASIGAAGIPQAGLVTMVIVLTSVGLPTEDITLIIAVDWFLDRLRTTTNVLGDSLGAGIVEYLSRGELQSQDAEVCNSVIEENEKPYQLICQENDTHNHRNSETTM, from the exons ATGAACGAGAAGCCCCCCACCAGTGCTAGTCTTTTCCTGAACGAGGAAGCGGACAAACCCCCCCTGCCAGAGAGAGGAGACTTGAGGAGACGCTTACGCAGGGCCATGGAGAAGAGAGCCAGCAGCATGAAGGAGAGGATGGGCTCCATCAGTCGTGACAGCGTCAAAGGTTTCCTCAAGAGGAACCTGTTCGTTCTGTTCACTGTCGCCGCCGTGGCTGTAG GGGTAATCCTGGGCTTTGCTCTACGCCCCCTCAACCTGTCCCTGAGGGAGATCAAGCACTTTGCCTTTCCAGGGGAGCTGCTAATGAGAATGCTACAGATGCTGGTGCTGCCTCTAATCGTCTCCAGTCTGGTCACAG GTATTTCCTCCTTGGACAGCAAAGCGTCAGGTAAGATGGGTATGCGCGCAGTGGTGTACTACATGGTGACCACCCTGATTGCCGTGTTCATCGGCATTGTCACGGTGATAATCATCCGGCCGGGGAAAGGCAGCAGGGACGGTCCTGTGGCCAACAGCGGGAACATAGAGCCGGTTCAAGCTACTGATGCTTTCCTGGATCTCATCAG GAACATGTTTCCTCCCAATCTGGTAGAGGCTTGTTTCAAGCAG TATAAAACTGTGTACAAGAAAACTGTGCACATAAGAAACGTGACAGTGGCCCTTAATCTCACAGACTCTCTCAACGTGACAGAGTCTAACCTGAGCGTGAACCTCAGCAGGGTGCTGCACACCATACAG GAGACAGTGGAGGAGACTGTCCCTGTGTCCGGCTCCTCCAACGGAGTGAACGCTCTGGGTTTGGTGGTTTTCTCCATGTGCTTCGGTCTGGTCATTGGCAACATGAAGCAGCAGGGTCAGGCCCTCAGGGACTTCTTTGACTGCCTCAATGAAGCCATCATGAGGCTGGTGTCCATCATCATCTG GTATGCTCCAGTCGGCATCCTGTTCCTGATTGCAGGGAAGATTGTAGAAATGAAGAACCTGGCAGAGGTGGGAGGCCAGCTGGGAATGTACATGGTGTCGGTCATTGTGGGTCTCCTCATCCACGGCCTCTTTGTCCTGCCGCTGCTTTACTTCATGGTAACCAGGAGGAATCCCTTCACCTTCATCGGTGGTCTGCTGCAGGCGCTCATCACTGCGCTGGGAACCTCATCGAG CTCTGCCACCCTGCCCATCACCTTCCGCTGCCTGGAGGAGAACAACCGTGTGGATAAACGAGTGACACGTTTCGTCCTCCCTGTAGGTGCCACCATCAACATGGATGGTACCGCCCTCTACGAGGCTGTGGCAGCCATCTTTATTGCTCAAGTCAATGACATGGACCTAAACTTTGGTCAGATTCTCACCATCAG TATCACAGCAACTGCTGCCAGCATCGGAGCAGCAGGCATCCCTCAGGCTGGCctggttaccatggtgatcgTATTGACATCGGTGGGACTGCCCACAGAGGACATTACACTGATCATCGCCGTGGATTGGTTCTT GGACCGCTTGCGTACCACCACCAATGTGCTGGGTGACTCGCTCGGGGCTGGCATCGTGGAATACCTTTCCCGTGGAGAGCTGCAGAGTCAGGATGCTGAGGTGTGCAACTCTGTAATCGAGGAGAATGAGAAGCCCTACCAGCTCATCTGTCAGGAAAACGACACACACAACCACCGCAACAGTGAGACCACAATGTGA
- the hsh2d gene encoding hematopoietic SH2 domain-containing protein homolog gives MDWSQSTQAQRDAFIWFTESQLRLVIRNGVVPEWFHGIISRKMAEELLMSKPPGYFLIRISESRIGYTLSYRAEDRCRHFMIDVLEDGQYIIVGEDRRHRVLQDLVDFHRRNPIMPFSEVLTVACGQASGGKTDYAELLFPQRHLNPNTSWLPNVPLHPSISHPPSEEDIPPALPYRPNNLRNSAFPSANRLYPSLEEEFPHITIPLPATPVPKPRHLAINLPSNQPPEVPARTPLPPLKQNQACIRTVSAPESAATASPSPSPTTTEHPLSANLQPAKNQECKLSVVSNLKNFKKKFQKKNNTPQEATENEYHEIAEEHTFSAPPFTYTCAVIEGGGLPQEYLPPPPFAPGH, from the exons ATGGATTGGAGTCAGTCGACACAAGCACAGCGTGATGCTTTCATCTGGTTCACAGAGTCCCAGCTGCGGCTCGTGATCAGGAATGGTGTTGTCCCAGAGTGGTTTCATGGGATCATCTCCAGGAA GATGGCAGAGGAACTGCTGATGTCCAAGCCCCCTGGCTACTTCCTCATCCGAATCAGTGAGAGCAGGATTGGCTACACTCTCTCATACCG TGCTGAGGACCGCTGCAGACATTTCATGATCGATGTGTTGGAGGATGGCCAATATATCATAGTAGGGGAGGACAGGCGTCACCGGGTTCTGCAGGACCTGGTGGACTTTCACCGTAGGAATCCCATCATGCCTTTCAGTGAGGTGCTGACTGTTGCGTGTGGGCAG GCCTCAGGTGGCAAGACCGACTACGCAGAGCTGCTGTTTCCCCAGAGACATCTGAATCCCAACACAAGCTGGCTACCGAACGTCCCCCTGCATCCCAGCATAAGTCACCCACCATCAGAGGAAGATATCCCACCTGCTCTTCCTTATCGGCCAAATAACTTGAGGAACTCTGCATTCCCGTCTGCAAACAGACTTTACCCTAGTTTGGAGGAGGAATTTCCACACATCACCATCCCTCTCCCTGCCacg CCTGTGCCAAAACCGAGACATTTGGCCATCAATCTTCCATCCAACCAGCCTCCTGAGGTCCCTGCTCGGACCCCTTTACCTCCACTGAAGCAGAACCAGGCTTGTATCAGGACAGTCTCTGCACCTGAGAGCGCCGCCACAGCCTCACCCTCACCCTCACCCACAACCACTGAGCACCCACTCAGCGCCAACCTCCAGCCTGCAAAGAACCAGGAATGCAAGCTGTCAGTCGTCTCCAACCTGAAGAACTTCAAGAAGAAATTCCAAAAGAAGAACAACACGCCGCAGGAGGCAACTGAGAATGAGTACCACGAGATCGCAGAGGAGCACACCTTCAGTGCTCCACCATTTACCTACACTTGCGCTGTGATTGAAGGAGGAGGGTTACCTCAGGAGTATCTGCCACCTCCACCTTTTGCTCCAGGCCACTGA